From the Chloroherpetonaceae bacterium genome, the window GCTTTTCATCAAGGAGCTTATCGCTAAAATTGACGCCGGGTGTGATGATGTCCGTTACTTCCCGCTTGACAATGCCGCGCGCAAACTTTGGGTCTTCCATCTGCTCGCACACGGCTACACGAAACCCTTGTCTAACCAGCTTTGCCACATAAGTTTCAAGGGCGTGATGTGGAAAGCCAGCCAGCGGCACATCTGCTGCCGCACCGTTTGCGCGCTTTGTCAGCACAATACCGACTGCTTCAGAGAGTCGCTTGGCATCGTCGTGAAAGGTCTCGTAAAAGTCGCCCACGCGAAAGAGCAAAATCACATCTGGATAGCGCGACTTGATTTTCTCATACTGCCGCATCAGCGGCGTGTCGTCCTGCTTCTTTGCCACAGCTTGCTTAGGCGATAGTTTAGCAAGAATACCTACGCAAAAATACAAACTGCACTGTCAGAGATTGATCACCTCTTTGCCTTGAAGAATATCACGAAAGCGAATTGCATACTGCACAAATGATGCAAACAGCAAGCCGGTTGCTATCCAGATGCACACGGTTTTTGCCAAAGAGAAGTCAATCGTCGGATAAGGGAACACAATCATTGCGTAGAGCAGTGCCACAAAGCCAACGGCCCACTTGCCCGCTGGCAACGCCGTTGTGAGGATATGCTTGCGGCGCTTGGCATAAATTCCTCCACCGAAGATAATCGCATCACGCAGGAAAAGAAACACCACAAACCACAGCGGCAATTCACCCAGGTAGGCAAAGTACATGCCTATCAGCGCTGCCGAGAGCTTGTCGGCAAGCGGGTCCAA encodes:
- a CDS encoding CDP-alcohol phosphatidyltransferase family protein, whose amino-acid sequence is MTPTLLKSDFNATFNMQSTSTHRAQERIFTLSNFLSVLRILLVPPFIYFFSNGDKLTAFVLMLVAISTDWFDGRVARWTNSVSEMGKILDPLADKLSAALIGMYFAYLGELPLWFVVFLFLRDAIIFGGGIYAKRRKHILTTALPAGKWAVGFVALLYAMIVFPYPTIDFSLAKTVCIWIATGLLFASFVQYAIRFRDILQGKEVINL